TGCGCCGGCGGGTAGACGGCGCTTTGGATGTTTTCGGATTCCCTTCGTCACGAATGATCCCAGGAATGCGACCGCGACCGCCACGGCGACTGCTGCAGCCGTGTTACGGTGCAACGTACCCGGTTGCGGCGCGCGCGCAAGGGCCACATCCTTCTTTGCGCCCGGCACGATTTTGTAAACCGAGCCACTGTGGTAATCGAGCAGATAGATTTCGCCATCGTTGTCCTGGCCGAACGCGGTGATTCGGCTGAACGTTGCGGCTCCCGGCGGATCGAGTTCCGCGGTGCGGTCCGTGAATTCGGAGATTGTTGCGCCGTCGTAGCGCATCGACCAGATCGGAAGATAGAAGTCGGCGAAAAAATACGTGCCCTGCAACTCGGGTATCGCCGATCCGCGGTATACGCGCCCGCCGACGATGCAGCGGCCCACATCGCGGTTGTAGTCGTGAATCGGCGGCGTCAGGCCCGGGTTAGTGCCGCAGGTCCCGTCGCCGCCCTTGCACGCGAACCCCTCCGCCGTCGGCCAGCCATAGTTCTGTCCGCCGGCGCTGATTGCCAGTTGGAAGTCGAGTTCTTCGCGACCGATTTCGCCCACGTCGCCGAACCAGAGATCGCCCGTGAGCGGATCGAACGCCGCCCCCCACGGATTGCGCACGCCATGCGCCCACACAACCGGATTGAAATCGGGGTCATCGACGAACGGGTTGTCCGGCGGCGCCGTGTACGGAAAGGCGCTGTCGACGTCCAGCCGCAAAATCTTTCCCAGCGGGTCCATCATGTCCAGATTGTCGCCAAAGGTGACGCCGCCATCGCCCATGAAGACGTACAGATATCTGTCGTTCGGCCCGAATGCAATGGTGCCGCCGTTGTGGTAGTCGCGCGGCTGATCGACAAGTAGTATTTCCCTGCCGCTGTCGGGGTCGGCGAAGTTACGCCGTTTCGACACCCGGTACCGCTCGATAACGGTGTCCCCGTCCAGGTTGGTGTAGTTCACGTAGAAATAGCCGTTCTTCTTGTACTTCGGGTGGAACGCGAGGCCGAGCAACCCCTGCTCGGCGTTCGAACTGTTCACCTTCGCGGTGAGGTCAAGAAACGGCTTCGCGCGCAACGTGCCGTCCTTGATTATGCGAATGCGCCCGGGCTTGCGCTCGACGACGAAGAGCCGATGCTCGTCCTTTCTCGGCACGGTTAACGCGACCGGTTCGGAGAGTCCGCCGGCCACGAGCTCCGTGGCGATAGGTGTCCCGCCATTGGCGGCCGCTACCAGAATGCCGAAGCTCAGGAGATAAGCGAGGAGATAATTCGAATTGGTTTGCTGCGAGTACATGGCGCCGCCCGATTGCCTTCGTATTATCTTACCTCAACTTCTCTCCGCCGGTCTCGTCGTGTCAACCGTTCTCGGCGGATGAACGTACGTAACACCATGCGCTGTATCCCCTTTTGACATGCAGGCAAAAGGGGCCGCACAATACGCCGTCGTCATTACCGCACTCAAATCAGCGTACACGAATGAACACTATTCTTATGCTCGTCCACAGATGTCGGCCCCTCCGGCGCGCAGTAGATTCGTTATTTCTCGCCTCAACTGTCTTCATCGCGGCATGCGGTGGGGGCAGTCCGGAAGCGCCCGTGGCGACAGCGACGGGTGACAGCGCCGGCGCGCCGCCCACCCCGGGTTCGCTCGAACTTGTATCGATCAAGCCTGTCGTTTTTGGCGGGGTGGGCCAGCCGTACAACAAGCTTCTCATCGCGGACGTTTCGTTCGAGGCGCTCGATGTATCTGCGCTCGGCACTGTCCCAAAAGTGGGCGCATGGTCGCTTGCGGGTGACGCCGCGATGCGCTCGGAGATTAGCAAGATCGCTTTGGCGTCCGACCTCTATTCGGGTTCCGCGATCGTCATCGCGGGCGGCAAACCGGATTTTGTTTTGACTCAGAGCAGCGCGACGATTCCCGCCAACGACGTGCCCGCGAAGTTGATGGCCAGCATGACCGCGAAGGCCGATGCCGGCGATGAACTGGCGTTTCGCGTCCAGTACGAATCCAAGGGCGAAGCGCTCGAACAAATCCGCGCCGTTCCCGGCGGCGGCGAGTGGCGCACCGTCGCCATCGAAGAAATCTGGCAAGCGGGCGAAGTCCCGCCCACGGTCACGGTTTCCGTCCTGCGCCGCGGCATCGAAGAAGGAAACGCGACGGTCAAGACCGTATCCGCGATCCTGATTACGACCGATGCGCCCGCGCCGGGCTTCGCGGGGCGCGAACTCTTGGCGAACGGCGATTTCGAGGAACGCGGATGGTCGAGGTCTTTCGCGCCGTGGTTCTATTCGAATTGGGGCGGAAACCCGGGCAAGACAGTGACGGTGACCACCGATCCGTCGTCACCGGAGCGCGGATACGTCGCGAGCCTGCCGCAACCGGACGCAAACCCCGGCGGGCTGTCGCTGGTGCAAACAGTGTCCGGACTCGATGCGAGCGTGCGGGGTAAAACGCTGAAGGTGGTCGTCCTCGGAAAGTCGTCCGCGCCGGGTCAATTGGGCATCGCGGTGAAGTACACGCTGTCCACCGGCGAGCAACGGCTGACGCAAATGCACAACGGCGACGGCACGTGGCAGGGCCTCGCGGCCACGGCGACACTCCCGGCGGGCGAGGCCCCGCCCAATGTGCGACTGGAAGTGTTTCGCAACGCCGGTGCGGACGGCGCGGTGTATTTCGACGGCGCGTCGCTACGGATCGAATAGCACCAGGTTACAGGTAGCCCAAGGCTTTCAGACGTTCCTGTTCCGCGGCATCGAGCCCTTCGGTGGGGCCTTCGGCCTCCGGCGGCGCAATCTGGATAGGCCATTTGTACGGATAAATCGTGTCGTAGACCAATTCGCGAAACGACGGCCATCCGATCTTCGCTTTGCCTTCGCCGATGACCGTGACGACGATGCGCGTTTCCGGCGCCGATGTGCTCACGGCGAGTTGCAGGGGAACGTCCGTGATCTTGCGTGGTTTCCGGAATTCGCGCGTCCAGGTTGTCAGCCCGGAATCCGCGCGCTGAAATTCTATCTTAAGGTGGGCGCCATCCAATCCTGCCGCCATCTCGAACAAGTGCATCTTATAATTGGGGTCCGTCTTTGCGATGAGCGCCATTTTCGCCCGCTCGACCTGCAGCGAGACCACGTTCGTCTCGACCACCGGTGCAAGCGGACGGCCGAAATGCTCGAACGCCGTTCGGTTTTCGGGAACCTCTTCCAACAGGTTCGGACCGTAGGTGTCGTCGCCGTCGCGAGGCTGCACAATCTCGCTTGTGAACGGTTGCATGCGTTCGAAGAGTTGCCGCATGTGTGCGTTGCACTGCATCAAGTCACCAACGCGCTCGGTCGCGACGTTCGTGCGGCACTTCGGATCGGCGGACAGATCGAAGAGCCACTCGATATACGGGGTCGATACCCAGGGGCGCAGCATGAACGCCTCAGTGTTCAGCGCGTACCAGTAGTTGCCCGATGCGAGAACGACGCCTCTGCCCGCCCAGTCCACCGGGTCGCCGATCGCGCCGGGCGTCACGCCGGAATCTTTTTCGCCAAGCAATGCGGGCATCAGGCTTGTGCCGCGCAGGCCCTGCGGCGCTTCGATTCCGCACAGTCCGACAAGTGTCGGGTAAATGTCGAGCAAGCTGACCGGTTCGTTGTACCAGTGCGCCGGAAAGCCGGAATAGCGGACGATCAACGGCACGTGGAAATCCTGTGACCGGAGTGTCCGGCCGTGGCCGCAGAAACCGTCTTCGAAGAACTGGTCGCCGTGGTCCGCGCTGACGATTAGCATGTCCTTCGCGTCGTCGTAGTTCAGCGCTTCGAGCAATCGCGGAAGACGATTGTCGACGTAACGGATGCAGCCGTCGTACAGATCGACCATGAAATCGATATCTTCTTGCGTAATCGTCCCGGTCTGCATGTTTCCGGGAAGGTTCGAGAATATGCGCTGGCCGTCATCGTCCAGCAGGAACCCCTCGCGAACATTCTTGCCGGAGTAGGATTTTCCCTTCTCGAACATTCTCCCGAACGGGATGGGCGGTCGATAGGGGTCGTGCACGTCGTTCAAGTGCACGTAGACAAACGACGGCGACGCCGGCTTCTGCTCGACGGCCTCGAGGGTGGTGATCACTTCGTCGATCGTTGCGGTGACCATGGTCCTCGAGTTGACTTCAAAATAGTGGTCAATCCCTTGGTCCTGATTGCCGTATCGAGACGCGTTGCCGTTTGTCGTGATCCAATACGTCGCATACCCGATTTCCTTGAACCCTTCCGCGAGCATTTTGAACTTGCTCGAGAGCCAATGGTCCTTCATTGGATCGTGAAACAACTCCGACGGGAACATGCCCGTCATATACGCGGGGACGCTGCGAATCGTCGCGTTCGAAGGTGACAAGGCCGTGCGAAACACGACTGACTTCGACGCAAGTTCGTCGAGATACGGCGATGTCTCGCGTTCATATCCCATGAAATGAAGGTTCTCGGCGCGGAGCGCGTCGATGCAAATCCAAATCACTTTACCCGGTTTCGCCGGGGCCGCGGTCGCGGCAACGCCCAACCACACAAACGTGGCGGCGCGCACAAGACGTAATGCAACTGTTTTCATTTCAGCCTGCTCTGCCTACCGAAACTCGCGTCACCAGAAAAACTAAACCGTTTCCAGGGGCATGCCCTTGATCACGTCAAACTGCTCATCCAGCGTCTTCTCGACGATGCGGACGTACTGTGGAACGAACGCGTCCGCCACGCTCAATTCCCGCACGCGCCCGTCGGCCGCGTCACGCCGTACATAGAACGCGTTCACGCCCGCGCTGTCACAGCCCGCGAGAAGGTATCCCTTCTCATCCGCCAGCTTGGTCAGCGCGGCGAGCGACGCGCCGTAGTATAAGCCGGAGTCGTGCTTCTCGTACCGGCTGAAGGACGGATCGTACTTCACCGTAAGCGAACGCTCCGGCCCAAACGACGAATTGTACTCGATCGCGACGATGCGCGGTTGTATCGCCGTAATGGCCTTCCAAACCCAATAGTCGTTCCCGTCGATGTCGACGGACAGCAAGTCGATTTCGCCGCGCATGCCGCCCTGTTCTAGCGTGGCGTTGATGTTCTCCGCCGTGACCATCGCCTGCTCGATTCGCACGCGGTCCGCGTGTGCTTTCAGCCGAATCGCGTAGTTTCGCCGCGCGCTGCGCACCATCTCCGCGTCGCACTCGAGAAACAGGCCGCTCCACCCAAAGTTGAGCGCCAGATTCGCCGCGTTGCATTCGAGTCCGTCTTCGATGCCGAACTCGACGAACCGCCGATCGGTCACGCCGGTGGCATCGAACAAGTGGAGCAGGATACCGTCCTCGCCGTGCTGCGAATACACCTTCGCTTCATACCGGTGCAGCGGTTGCTGGCATGCGCCCGCCGCGGCGATGTCGGGATAGTTGGCGCGCAGTTGCAGGGCTGCGTTGTACCGCTGCGCGGCAGCCAGTTTACCCAGGAGCGAAGGAAGGTCCGCGACACGCAGCGCCTTGGTGGTAACGCCGTGAATGATCGAGCGCAAAATGTTCTTCGGCATTTACGCGCACCCGTCCCGCAATCGCCGGTACGGCGCGGCGGACAAATTCATCCCAAGCTCACTCCACTCCACTGCGTTGCCGAGCGGTCGATATCCCGAGAGGCTACACAGTTCCATTCCGGGGCAGGAACAACGGACGCGGCTACGCTATCGCGCCGCTTGCCGCAGCGCCGGCTGCACAATTTCCACAAAGACTGCGTACAAACTCGACACCACAAACGCCATCGCGACGATGAGCATGAGGTAAAGCTTTCTGCCCTGCCCCATCAGGCCGCGGCTGACCACGGGGGTGACCTTCTTCTCGAGCTGGTTCAAGCCGAGCGGCGTCACGCCCTTTTCGTTCGTCGCGGTGGCGAAGGAGTGGACCGCGTCCAAAACGCGTTCGGCCGCGGCGAGCTGGCTGTACGCGTCGAGGCCCGCCTTCACGTTTGCCGAAAGCCGGTCCTGCGTCTGCTCGTGAATCGCGAGCAGCGTACCTTGTTCGGTCTGCTTGGCGCGCAGTTCGTCGAGCTGCCGCTTTGCCGTATCGAGCTTGCCGCGCGCGGCAGATACGACGCCCAAGGTCTCGGTCTCGAGTTTCTCCATTTCGATGAGGGTCAGATTGAACTGCTCGTCAATCATGCCCTTCTTCTCGGCGTCGGCCGCGGCCTTTTCGCCGCCCGCGGCTTTTGCGATGAAGTAGGCGTCGTCGGATGGCGAGCGGTACAGCTCGATCTTCTCGGGTTCCTGCGCCTTCGCTTCGCGGAGTGCCTGGAGCGTTTCTTCGCCTCCGGTCAAGTCGCGCTCGGCCTCGGCCAACGCCTTTTCCACTTCCCCCATCAACATTTGGCGCTCTTCGAGTTCCTTTTTCAGAATCTCGACGTTCCACTTTCCCTTTTCTTCCGCCAGCGCATTCTGGAGCGTCTCGAGGTCGGCGGCAGAACGCTCGCGTTCCTTAACGAATTGCTCCGCCGCGGCGGCGGTGCGGACCTTGCCGATTTCGCGCGACCAATCCGTCCCCGCGTCCGCCCACGCTTTAACAATAGACGCGATCCGCTCGGGGTCGTCGCCCGTCACGGCCAGCGTGATGATCGGCGAGTACAGAACCGGCCGGGCGGTCTGGTCCACCACCGTGACGCCCGCCGACATTTTGCTCGAGAAGTCTGCGAGTCGTGGGTAATCTTTCTTCGTAATCGTGTTCGACGCGAGCAGTTTGTCGTACACCTCGCCCAACAGGTTCGGGTACGTGAGCATATCGGCGTACACTTTGGGACTGAGCGGCGCCTGTATGGACGCGTTCAGCGAGAGACTACCCGCATCTGCGGGCTGCGGCGCCAGATCGATGGATGTGACGACGAGCAGTTTTTGCGCTTCGTACTCCCGTGGAGAGATGAGTACTTTCAGCACGCCGAGAATCCCGGCGATCGCCGTAATGACGATGATGAGCCGCCTGTGCTTCCATAACGCGGACAGCACGGCGACAATCGAAAACTGCATGGGGTTCTCCAGAGTAGACCCGGCGAATTCTAACAAACGCGCTTTTGCCCGGTCTAGCCCGAAGGTCCGAGCGGCGCGCCGAGCAGCGCCTCGGCTTGGGCTTGATACGCGGCGAGTTCGGCCACGTTTGGCGCGCCATACGCGATCGCGCGCGTGAACCGGTCCGCCGCTTCCCGCAGGAGTCGCTCGCGTTCGGCCGACAGGCCGGTCGCCCGCGCGCGCAGACGTTCCGCTTCGGTCAGCGCGGCCCTGCCGAGGATTTCCTGCGCCTCGGGCACGTGCGGGCAGAGCCGTTGCGCCTCCGCGGCGTATGCGCGCGCTGCGTTCAGCACGTCCGGCGACGCCGTGAGCGGTTCGTTGTTGGCGAGGCCAAGCTCGATATAGGCGGCGTCGAGCAGCGACGGGATATACCGCGGGTTCCGGGCAATACTTGCCGAGAGGTCGCCGAGTGCGCCGGGCAAATCGCCCAACGCGGCGCGCGCTTTTGCCGCGCGGTACAAGGGCATCCAGTCCGACGGCGCGTACGACGCGGCGCGGTCGTATTGTTCGATCGCCGTCGGGAACGCTTTCCAATACATGGCGCTGTGCCCGCGCGCGAGATGGAGTTGGCTCGCGAATGTCGCCGTACCCAGCGCGGCGCACGCGAACGCGATGACCGCGCAGGCGGTCGTTGCCCACGGCAAACCGCGCGGCGCGGTTTTGCCGTTCGCGGCGTGTGCGGAATAGACGCCATCCAGGAGACCCAGCACGAGAAACAGAATGCCGCCCGATACCGGCGCGTACAGATTAAATCCCAGCGCCCCGTCAATGGCGAACACAAGGAGCAAGACCGCGCAGGCAAGACCGAATTGCCGGGCCGACTCGTCGCGGGCGGCGAAGTACAGTGTGAGCGCGGCGACAAACGCGCGCGCAAGCAGGAACACGTACGCGAGCAATCCCGGAATGCCGGCCGATATTGCCGCCATCAGAAATTCGTTATGCGGGTGCTCGTTCAGCATCCGGTCGCGCGCGAAGTGTTCCTGCTCGTACGGCGTCCAGTAATCGACGTTGAGAATGCGGTAGTTGTCCGGGCCGACGCCGAGCAGGGGACGATCGGCGATCATGCGCGCCGCGCCATAGAACGAGTTGTACCGGAGCAGCAACGAAGTGTCCATCGGCACGCCGCGTCCACTGCGCGCCGCAAGCGCGCCAACACCAATCGCGGCAATTGCAGTCGCGGCGATCGTGAACGCGGCCACGGCAACTCCGATGCCGCGGCCTGCGTCGTTGTTGCACCTCGAGCGGGCGCGCCATGCGACGAGCGCGAAGACGGCGCACGCACCCAGCCCGAGCCAGCTTGCGCGGTGCCTCGTGAGCGCGAGGTGCGCGAGAAACAGCGGCACGAGTACAATCGCCCAACGGTCGCCCCGCCGCGACGCCACGAACAGCGCGCAGACTATCGCAAGCGTAAGCACGTGACCGGCGAGATTCGGGTTGCCGAACGTACTCGGCAACTGGCGAAATTGTTCGCTTGCCGCGAGCGACGTGTCCCACGGCAACGGATCGAAACCCGCGCGCTGCACGAATCCGTACGCCGACGCAATGGCCGCGGCGATTACGACTGCAACCAGCAGCGACGCCGCGTGCCGGGCTGTGGTGAACGTACGTGCGGTCACGTAGCACAGCACCGAGAGCGAGAAGAACCGTGCCGTCATCGCAAGAGCGTTCATCGGATACGGCGACGCAAGCGACGCCGCGAGATTGACGGCCGTGAATGCGGCGAGTGCGCCCATCAATAGGCGCGGCCGGGCGCCCGGAAATTCGCCGCGCCATTCGGCGGCCGCGCACAGCGCCGCGAGCACAAATGCGGCAACGTGCGTGACGAAGATTTTGATATCCACAGCCGGCAACGGCGAATACGGATAGACCGAAAGGATCAACGCGGCGGCGTATATGGCAATGCCCGCGCGGAGTATGGACGGTAAGCGGTGTCGATTCTGCATACGATGCGGCCGGCGCACGATAAAACCTGGTTGCCCCTCGCAAGGCATTCTGCTTGATCCGCGCAGGCGGTTCCAATCGCCGTGGCAAATTGGATTGATTGTTCAAGCGCCGCTTGCGATGATGCGCAACTGCACGAAAGCCCGGTATAGACCGCATTTCTCACCGCCCCGCGCCGTCGCAGCGGATGCAAAATCCTTCGGTGCGGCGAGAAATGCTCTCGAGTAAGCCCTTGAGCGCATGGCGAGAGGATTTTTCACGCGAACAGCCTGTATAGTGCGGAAATCTATGGAACTTCATGTGACGCAACGGATAGTGCATGTCTTTGGTGTTCGCGTGAAAAATCCGGGATAGGTACGCGTTGTGTCCGACCCCGTCGTCATACGCCTCGATTGTCCCGCGCACGTCCGCGCGAAGGCGCGCTACGTGTTCGACACGCTGCTCGCGGCGCGGCGCGTGCCGGTCGCGTACGACGACACCGGCGACCGAGCACCGAATGTGGTCTACACGGCGGAATTCGCTCAAGTCCCCAAGAATGCGCTCGGGGTCTTTTGCTCCGCCCGCGCATGGGATTTTTTCGGGGAAGCGGCGGATGTCGGTCGTGCGGCCACAGTCCAGGGATTACGCGTGGTCTTCGACGAATTCTGCGAGAATCCAAACACGCCCGATGCGATTTCGTTTGACCTAGTTGCGAATGCGTTCTACTTCCTGTCGAGTTGGTCTGAGCGCGTGCCGTCCGAACGCGATCGCGGGACGCGCGCGTTGTACGCGGACAGCGTGTTCAGACGGCTCGACATTCCCCAGACCGTCGTCGATGACTATGCCTCGCTGCTGATGGGCGCACTTTCAAAGTCCGCCCCAACGGTCCTTGATCGAATCTCCGGCACACGCCGGTGGCTGGACGGAAGCGCATTTGCGGTGGTGATCTCGCACGACGAGGATTTTATTCCGCGCAATCTTGCGGACACCATAACGATGGGCGCGAAATCCGTACTGCGCCAACTCATCACGCACAGGAGCCCGATGGACGCCATCCGCGTCGCGGGGGCTTTCATTGGCTCGCTGGCGCGCGGGCGCAATCCGTACCTGACGGTCCCCGAACTGGTGCGCAAAGAGCAGGCGCGTGGCGTTCGCGCGTCGTACCAGATCGCCGTAGCGAACCGGCATCCCAATGACGTGACGTACCGGATTGAGGACAAGGCTGTGCAATCGTATCTGCGGCCCATCGTCGACGCGGGGTTCGACGTGTGCCTGCACGGCAGCTACCGATCGACCGAGCGCGCGGAGTGGTACGCGGACGAAGTGCGCACGCTTACCGAGCACTTCGCGCAACCGCGCGGATCGCGGCAGCACTACCTCTCGTTCGACTACGACACCCTCTTCGCGGCACAGGAGCATGCGGGCATTGCCTACGACATGTCCATCGGCTACCCGGACGCGTGCGGCTCGCGCGTGGGATTCTCGCACCCTTACCATCCATACAATCTTGCCGAAGATCGCCCGTATCGCGTCCTCGAAATCCCATTGGTGTTGATGGACGTTACCCTGCGCACGTACCTCGGCCTGTCCGCCCCGGACGCACGAGAACGAATTAAGGCGGAATTGGAACTGTTGCGTCGTGCCGGCGGATGCGGCTCCATCGTCTGGCACCCCATTCTCTTCGGCGGCGCGCGCGACCCCGGGTTCGACGACCTTTACTGGGAACTCATCGATCTCACGCAGGGCCTCGGCGGGTGGGCCGGCGACGCGCGGTCAATCCATGACGCGCTGCGCACGGTCCTTCGGCAATACCCAAGCTTCCCCCCTTCTCAGTAACTTGTTATAATGCGATAGTTTGTGCTGCGTCTGATGCATCCGGGCGACCTCGTCTGCCGCCCGAATACCGTCAATGGATGGCCGACCGAACATGGGCGAACAGCCGCTGGGGACATCGATTCCGGGAACGACCGCCGCCAAGATTACGGCATCGGCGGGCGAACTCAATGTGCCTGCGGGCTGGCACGTCCAAACCCGCCGTCGCCGCGGTTATCTTCTTTTGGCACAACGGGTTGGGGGCTGTCTGGTCGCTGCGGGCGCTGTGCTCGCGGCGTTTCTGATGGAGCATGGATGGCCCGACGCGCTGCAAGTGGGCCGCAGTGGTCCGGCAGCCATGCTTGACCTGCTGGTAGAGACCCTGCTCTCGCCCGAGTTTCGTCCGTATCTCACCCTGCTGTTGATTGCGCCCCTGCTGCAATTGGTCACAGCGCAATGGCTCCGCCTCTACGCCGTTTCGCGCACCCATATCGTGCCCTTCGGCGCGATGGGTCGAATTGTGCGGTGTGCCGCGCTCATTACCGCGGCGTTGTATGTCCTCGGCTTGGCGTACAGGCCCGAAGGCGCCAATAGCGAAGCGTCCTTCACGAACTTGTATTTCATCTATCTCGCGATGGCGCTGTTTTTTGGGATGCTTCTCGTGCGTTCGGCGCTGCTAATTGGCGTCGTCGCGTTGCAGCTCTTCGACATCGGCCGAACGCGCGTCGCGATCCTCGGCCAAGACAAGAGCGCGAAAGAGCTTGTCTCGCTTTTCTCGAAACCGTCGTCGGAATACAAACTGTCGGGCATCATTGCATGCGGCGACGAGAACGCACCTGAAGTCGCAGGCGCCAAGTCCCTGGGAACGGTCGCCGAACTGGATCGCATTATCAACGAAAGCGATCTGGATGAACTGATCATCGCCGCCGATCTCGGTTCGTTGAGCGTCGAGCAGCGGCAGAACGTCGCGCAGACGTGCTGGCAGATGGCGGTCGATCTGCGAATGGTCGCTCCGTTTTATCCGTCGTTCCACACCGAAGCGCGCACCGAATACGTCGGGAGCGTGTGCCTCCTGAACGTCGCGCGGACCGGTCTGTACGCGCAATGGCCGCAGACGATCAAGCGCGCGATGGATATTGCCGTATCGCTCGCGGCCCTTGTCGCGCTGTCGCCACTCATGCTTATCACAGCGATCGCCGTGAAGCTCGATTCACCCGGACCGATCATATTCCGGCAAAAGCGCGTCGGCCTGAACGGGCGCGTTTTCAATTTTCTAAAGTTTCGCTCGATGCGGCACAACAACGACCCCACGATTCACAAGCAGTACATCGAATCGCTCATCAAATCGAAACAGGCCGCAGCCGTGGACAAGGACGGCAAGCCCATTTACAAGATCGCGGACGACCCGCGCGTCACGCGGTTTGGAAGGTTCATCCGGAAATTCAGCATTGACGAGTTGCCGCAATTATTCAATGTGCTGCGCGGCGAAATGAGTCTTGTCGGCCCGCGCCCGCCGGTGCCTTACGAAGTCGAGCAATACGAAGACTGGCATTACAAGCGCCTGCTGATCCGTCCCGGCATCACCGGCATGTGGCAGGTCGGCGGACGCAGCCGGCTCAGTTACGACGAGATGATCCGGCTCGACGTGCAGTACATCGAAAACTGGTCGCTCTGGCTCGACATTCAAATTCTGTTCAAAACCGTGCCCGTCGTGCTGCGCATCGGCGATTCGTACTGAGGGGAAGTGGCCGTGCCCGTTGCCGATGCGCGAATCCGTTACTTGACGATCAATGTGGTCGTGTGGATTTTCGCTGCGTGTGCGTGCCTCGGCGTGCTCGCGGGCGCGCGCCGTATCGGGATGAACTGGACCAAGCATCAGCAGTCCGTCTCCCTGATCGAGGACGCGCGCGGCGCGCTCCAACAGGGCAAGATTGAAGTCGCGCAGGACCAACTGGAAACGGCGCTCTCGCTCGCGCCGACGGCATGGCCCGGTATGGCCCGGCAACTCGGACCGCAACTGATCGGGCTCCCAAGCGTGTTGCGGTCGTTGGAACACGTTGCCGCGGCGGGCGACGTATACGGCGGCGCGACCGCGCTCGACCGCGCGCGCGCAAGACTTCTTCGTGGCGACCTCGATTCGGCGCGCGAAGTGCTTGCCGAGGAAGGCGGCGCGGGCGACGAAACGTCATACGTCCTGGGGCACGTACTGTTCGAACAGGGCGATCTCGCCGAGGCCAAGAATGCGTTCGATCGTTACTGGGGCCGGCGTACGCCCGAACGCGAACGGACGATCGCCGCAATCGTCGAAAGGACCGCGGCGACGGACGAAGTCCTTTGGTCGCTGGTGACGTTGGGACTTTGGGACGAAGCGATTCGCCGCGGGTCGGCCGCGGACGCCAAGGCGACCGCCGAGGGACAATTCCTGGCCGCACTCAAGGCCGATCTTGCAGGCGACCGCGACACGGCACGCGCGGCCTACGAACGGGCGCTCGCGATGCGCCCCGGCTTTTTGGTTTGCTTGCGGCGCCTCGCAAAATTGTAGCGCGAACATAGAAGGGTACTCGTCACGATGCGTGTGGGTGTGATTGGGCTGGGATACGTAGGTCTTCCGCTGGCGCTCGAGTTCTGCCGGGGCGGCTTGAACGTCGTCGGCATCGACGTGGATGCGGAAAAAGTAGCGCGAATCGCGCAGGGCGAAACAATTGTCCTCGATGTCGGTTCGGACGCGCTGCGCGAATCGCTGGAAAAAGGTTTGCTTCTCGTAACGACGGACTTCTCCGTGCTGCGAGATGTCGATGCGGTGTGCGTTTGCGTGCCCACGCCGCTGACCAAGACGATGGACCCCGACATTTCCTACATCGTCGCCGCCGTGGACGAAGTGGCGAAGTACTTGCACAGCGGCATGCTCGTGGTGCTCGAGAGCACGACCTATCCGGGGACAACCGACGAACTCGTGTTGCCCCGGCTCGAAGAGACGGGCCTGAAAGCCGGCGTAGACTTCTTCCTCGCGTTTTCGCCCGAACGCGTCGATCCCGGCAACCCGACATGGCACACGCGTAAT
The DNA window shown above is from Candidatus Hydrogenedentota bacterium and carries:
- a CDS encoding sugar transferase, with the protein product MDGRPNMGEQPLGTSIPGTTAAKITASAGELNVPAGWHVQTRRRRGYLLLAQRVGGCLVAAGAVLAAFLMEHGWPDALQVGRSGPAAMLDLLVETLLSPEFRPYLTLLLIAPLLQLVTAQWLRLYAVSRTHIVPFGAMGRIVRCAALITAALYVLGLAYRPEGANSEASFTNLYFIYLAMALFFGMLLVRSALLIGVVALQLFDIGRTRVAILGQDKSAKELVSLFSKPSSEYKLSGIIACGDENAPEVAGAKSLGTVAELDRIINESDLDELIIAADLGSLSVEQRQNVAQTCWQMAVDLRMVAPFYPSFHTEARTEYVGSVCLLNVARTGLYAQWPQTIKRAMDIAVSLAALVALSPLMLITAIAVKLDSPGPIIFRQKRVGLNGRVFNFLKFRSMRHNNDPTIHKQYIESLIKSKQAAAVDKDGKPIYKIADDPRVTRFGRFIRKFSIDELPQLFNVLRGEMSLVGPRPPVPYEVEQYEDWHYKRLLIRPGITGMWQVGGRSRLSYDEMIRLDVQYIENWSLWLDIQILFKTVPVVLRIGDSY